The proteins below are encoded in one region of Ferruginibacter lapsinanis:
- the aroB gene encoding 3-dehydroquinate synthase: MQTTNVTIGNKQVNYYFDANFSFLENITSKNNTIIITDDNVFKSHSVKFDGWKTVVIKAGEEHKQQSTVDFIISELIRLGADRKTFIVGVGGGVVTDITGYAASVYMRGLKFGFVPTTILAMVDASIGGKNGVDVGVYKNLVGLIKQPDFLLFDYSLLQTLPQTQWVNGFAEVIKHACIKDAAMFDLLENTTLENLQKDKAALAALIERNVNIKTNVVIHDEFEQGDRKLLNYGHTLGHAIENIYELLHGHAISIGMIAAGAISEEINNFYSEDLERVKKLLAQYHLPTQMEYDKAKIWEVLKLDKKKVSNEMNFVLLNKIGDATVRAIPMTQLEQLIK, translated from the coding sequence ATGCAAACAACCAACGTTACCATCGGCAATAAACAGGTCAATTATTATTTTGATGCCAATTTTTCTTTTTTAGAAAACATCACATCAAAAAATAATACTATTATCATCACCGATGACAATGTTTTCAAATCTCACAGTGTAAAATTTGATGGTTGGAAAACCGTTGTGATCAAGGCAGGAGAAGAGCATAAACAACAATCTACAGTAGATTTTATCATCAGCGAATTAATTCGCCTGGGGGCAGACAGAAAAACTTTTATCGTAGGGGTAGGCGGTGGCGTAGTAACTGATATTACAGGCTATGCAGCGTCAGTATACATGAGAGGATTGAAGTTCGGTTTTGTACCAACAACGATCCTTGCAATGGTAGATGCTTCTATTGGTGGTAAGAATGGGGTAGATGTTGGTGTGTATAAAAACCTGGTAGGATTGATCAAACAACCTGATTTTTTATTATTCGATTATTCTTTATTGCAAACATTGCCACAAACACAGTGGGTAAATGGTTTTGCTGAAGTTATAAAACATGCTTGCATTAAAGATGCTGCAATGTTTGACCTCTTGGAAAATACAACGTTAGAAAATTTACAAAAAGATAAAGCTGCATTGGCTGCGTTGATAGAAAGAAACGTAAATATCAAAACCAATGTAGTGATACATGATGAATTTGAGCAAGGGGATAGAAAATTGTTGAACTACGGGCATACGCTCGGTCATGCGATAGAAAATATTTACGAATTATTACACGGCCATGCAATCAGCATTGGTATGATTGCAGCCGGAGCTATATCAGAAGAAATAAATAATTTTTATTCTGAAGATCTCGAAAGAGTAAAAAAATTGTTGGCACAATATCATCTGCCCACACAAATGGAATATGATAAAGCAAAGATCTGGGAAGTATTAAAACTAGATAAAAAGAAAGTAAGCAATGAGATGAATTTTGTGTTGCTGAATAAAATTGGGGATGCCACTGTACGTGCCATCCCGATGACCCAATTAGAACAATTAATTAAATAA
- the aroA gene encoding 3-phosphoshikimate 1-carboxyvinyltransferase yields MIVTVHPSVIKGNILAPTSKSSMQRACAAALLHDGETTIANPGKSNDDVAAIDVIQKLGAVVEIQNEKVKIKNTGTGAVSGEMNCGESGLGIRMFTPLAALSAQPITINGTGSLLTRPMDFFDEIFPQLGIAITSNGGKLPLQIQGPLQPNDITIDGSLSSQFLTGLLMAYGKAATKPSTITVRNLKSKPYIDLTLQVMKHFGYDVVNNNYESFTINPKPLNATPISYTVEGDWSGGAFLVVAGAIAGGIIIKGLDVQSTQADKKILEAVRDSGALLSITDTQIEVAPPLSLKPFQFDATDCPDLFPPLVALAAYCNGTTVIQGVSRLAHKESNRGLTLQDEFGKMGIKIDLQDDLMLVYGGTGVKGATVHSRHDHRIAMACAVAALKADGDTTIEEAEAINKSYPDFYEHIKQLGASVEEIKNVKL; encoded by the coding sequence ATGATTGTAACAGTACACCCATCAGTAATAAAAGGCAATATACTGGCACCTACATCTAAAAGTAGTATGCAAAGAGCATGTGCTGCGGCTTTGTTGCATGATGGAGAAACAACGATTGCCAATCCGGGAAAAAGTAATGATGATGTAGCAGCAATTGATGTTATTCAAAAATTAGGAGCCGTCGTTGAAATTCAAAACGAAAAAGTAAAAATTAAAAATACCGGAACAGGTGCGGTAAGTGGAGAGATGAACTGTGGCGAAAGTGGTCTCGGAATAAGAATGTTTACTCCGTTGGCTGCGTTAAGCGCTCAGCCCATCACCATCAACGGCACAGGAAGTTTATTAACCCGTCCGATGGATTTCTTCGATGAAATATTTCCCCAGCTGGGTATTGCAATAACCTCTAATGGCGGTAAACTGCCCTTGCAAATTCAAGGGCCACTACAACCTAATGATATTACTATAGATGGTTCACTAAGCTCACAGTTTTTAACCGGCTTATTAATGGCCTATGGCAAAGCAGCAACTAAGCCTTCAACCATCACCGTTCGGAATTTAAAAAGCAAGCCATATATAGATCTTACCTTACAGGTAATGAAACATTTTGGATATGATGTGGTCAACAATAATTACGAATCGTTCACTATAAACCCTAAACCCCTAAATGCTACCCCTATAAGCTACACAGTAGAAGGTGATTGGAGTGGAGGGGCTTTCTTAGTTGTAGCAGGTGCTATTGCCGGTGGTATTATCATTAAGGGGTTAGATGTTCAATCAACGCAGGCAGATAAAAAAATATTGGAAGCAGTAAGAGATAGCGGAGCATTGTTATCAATTACCGATACACAAATAGAAGTGGCGCCGCCATTAAGTTTGAAACCATTTCAGTTTGATGCAACCGATTGCCCGGATCTTTTTCCTCCATTAGTGGCATTGGCAGCATATTGCAATGGTACAACGGTAATACAAGGCGTAAGCAGATTGGCGCATAAAGAAAGCAACAGAGGACTTACCTTGCAAGATGAGTTTGGCAAGATGGGTATCAAAATAGATCTGCAGGATGATCTGATGCTTGTATATGGCGGTACTGGTGTAAAAGGCGCTACCGTTCATTCCCGTCACGATCATCGTATTGCAATGGCATGTGCAGTAGCAGCGTTAAAAGCAGATGGTGATACAACCATAGAAGAAGCAGAAGCCATCAATAAATCGTATCCTGATTTTTATGAACACATAAAACAATTGGGAGCAAGTGTTGAAGAAATAAAGAACGTTAAATTATAA
- a CDS encoding chorismate synthase — protein MNSFGRLFKLTIFGESHGESVGINIDGCPAGLPLTVNDFLPDIERRKGGTQKGATPRQETDLPIFKSGIFNDITTGAPITILFENNNTRSGDYAKQRSHPRPGHADFVASKKFGGNEDYRGGGHFSGRLTVAMVAAGVIAKKLLQNIEVKATITEIGGDTDTERGLQRAIDAKDSVGGIVECRVTGLPIGLGEHFFDSVESLLAHAVFAIPAVRGVEFGTGFAAAKMLGKEHNDPIENMEGKTTTNHAGGVVGGYTNGNELVYRIAIKPTSSTPQDQFTLNWETQQMETFAVRGRHDLCIALRVPVVLEAVTAFVLADLMLLEQRIPRVLNTK, from the coding sequence ATGAATTCATTCGGACGTCTTTTCAAATTAACCATCTTCGGCGAATCGCATGGCGAAAGCGTTGGTATCAATATCGACGGATGCCCTGCAGGCCTACCGTTAACAGTAAACGATTTCTTACCCGATATTGAACGCAGAAAAGGAGGCACACAAAAAGGAGCTACACCTCGTCAGGAAACAGATCTGCCAATTTTTAAAAGCGGCATCTTCAACGATATAACAACTGGTGCGCCTATCACGATCTTATTTGAAAACAACAATACCCGTAGCGGCGATTATGCAAAACAACGCAGTCACCCACGTCCGGGGCATGCAGATTTTGTAGCCAGCAAAAAATTTGGAGGCAACGAAGATTACAGAGGTGGCGGACATTTCAGTGGCAGATTAACGGTAGCCATGGTTGCAGCAGGTGTTATCGCAAAAAAATTATTGCAGAATATAGAAGTTAAAGCAACCATCACAGAAATTGGTGGTGATACTGATACTGAAAGAGGTTTACAAAGAGCCATCGATGCAAAAGATTCTGTTGGCGGTATTGTAGAATGTCGTGTTACAGGTTTGCCGATCGGTTTAGGCGAACATTTTTTCGATTCGGTAGAATCATTGTTAGCACACGCCGTATTCGCCATTCCTGCCGTACGTGGCGTAGAATTCGGAACCGGTTTTGCCGCAGCAAAAATGCTGGGTAAAGAACATAATGATCCCATCGAAAACATGGAAGGCAAAACAACTACCAACCATGCAGGTGGAGTAGTAGGTGGGTATACTAATGGTAACGAACTGGTGTATCGCATTGCCATCAAACCAACATCAAGCACACCACAAGATCAGTTTACGCTGAATTGGGAAACACAACAAATGGAGACCTTTGCCGTACGTGGCCGTCACGATCTTTGTATTGCTCTTCGTGTACCTGTAGTGCTAGAAGCCGTTACAGCCTTCGTTTTGGCCGATCTTATGTTATTGGAACAAAGAATACCAAGAGTACTCAACACTAAATAA
- a CDS encoding YARHG domain-containing protein has product MSKAKILIIGFSLIVISLSSCNNLVKNDNVKIIVEEGTQIDSIQSKKIKKEIDITGTYVGIFEVDLDDSTKWAKSVTAGEAFHWTRENKITLFIDSIDQNNIKGHTVVAGNNRPFEGTISKNDTASFVEAKEPGNNKNDGTFSFILKDTIINGIWKAFAKIEIEKRKYSLVKKQFKYDPNQALIADSRYIDWNKPEMSEAEKKRILSKMSKEEREEFYEFEEDTHFASATKKIYLINASSTLLTENDLTNLNRGDLFIIRNTIYARHGYSFKSRPLRVFFDRQSWYIPVSTDIKATFTDTEKKNITLLLKYEKIAKEYYDYFGRG; this is encoded by the coding sequence ATGTCTAAAGCAAAAATTCTCATCATAGGATTCTCCCTAATCGTAATATCTCTTTCTTCCTGTAATAATTTGGTAAAGAATGACAACGTAAAAATTATTGTGGAAGAAGGCACGCAAATAGACAGCATACAAAGTAAAAAAATAAAAAAGGAAATTGATATTACAGGTACTTATGTTGGCATATTTGAAGTTGATCTTGATGATTCAACGAAATGGGCTAAATCTGTAACCGCTGGTGAGGCTTTTCATTGGACAAGAGAAAATAAAATCACCTTATTTATTGACAGTATTGATCAAAATAATATCAAAGGACATACTGTAGTGGCAGGAAACAACAGACCGTTTGAGGGAACAATTTCCAAAAATGATACAGCCTCTTTTGTAGAAGCTAAAGAACCTGGCAACAATAAAAACGATGGTACTTTTTCTTTTATTTTAAAAGACACAATCATAAATGGCATATGGAAAGCTTTTGCAAAAATCGAAATAGAAAAGAGAAAATATTCCTTAGTAAAAAAACAATTTAAATATGATCCAAATCAGGCATTAATAGCAGACTCAAGATACATAGATTGGAACAAACCTGAAATGAGTGAAGCAGAAAAGAAGCGAATATTATCAAAAATGAGTAAAGAAGAGAGAGAAGAATTTTATGAGTTTGAGGAAGACACTCACTTCGCTTCTGCAACAAAAAAAATATATTTGATTAATGCAAGTAGTACCCTACTAACTGAAAATGATCTTACTAACCTTAATAGAGGAGATCTATTTATCATAAGAAACACCATTTATGCAAGGCATGGTTATTCTTTTAAAAGCAGGCCCTTACGTGTCTTTTTCGATAGACAATCTTGGTATATACCTGTAAGCACAGACATTAAAGCAACTTTTACAGATACTGAAAAAAAGAATATTACGCTCCTGTTAAAATATGAAAAAATAGCTAAAGAGTATTATGATTATTTTGGAAGAGGTTAG